One Panicum virgatum strain AP13 chromosome 3N, P.virgatum_v5, whole genome shotgun sequence DNA segment encodes these proteins:
- the LOC120667111 gene encoding tubulin-folding cofactor E-like — translation MAAASAAGEFRLGQRGHAAGDPRRVGTVRYLGPVESHSGDWVGVDWDDGAGGRHDGSVAGRRYFVAAGERSASFARPTALSKGISLPDALRLRYRVEDFTKEEQDEMYVFSTSQKRVSVEFVGQNKVQEKLKNFNDLTSASVSYMGVSSTGPPDELESLVPNLSLLDLTGNLFSQWHDISALCQALESLEVLNLTNNTMENDIVESPMLENIRILVLNNCGVTWELVEKFKVSFTRLNELHLMSNKLKMIMIPDGKFVQGFNTLRLLNLEDNNIDSWDEIVKLSYLKSLEQLHLNKNRIKHVKYPFILPTHGPLDDASAVPFENLQVLLLGSNEIEDLSSVDSLNLFPSLRDVRLSDNPIADPAKGGAPRFVLIARLGKVKILNGSEVSPRERRESEIRYVRLVMGKTQSNDQEEIKRLHPRFAELKTFHGIEDEKPTSSISGPQKMSSGLINITLKCVGPSMGEKQPLTKKLPPTTTVGKLKSLCESFFKLKDIRVKLFVEEEGCPLPQLLEEDTASLMELGIGSGASIVVDEES, via the exons atggccgccgcctccgccgccggcgaatTCCGCCTGGGCCAGCGCGGGCACGCCGCCGGAGACCCCCGCCGCGTAGGCACGGTGCGATACCTGGGACCCGTCGAGAGTCACTCCGGCGACTGGGTCGGCGTCGACTGGGAtgatggcgccggcggccggcacgaCGGCTCGGTCGCCGGCCGCAGATACTTCGTCGCCGCGGGGGAGCGCTCGGCCTCCTTCGCGCGCCCCACCGCGCTCAGCAAGGGGATCTCGCTCCCGGACGCGCTCCGCCTCCGCTACCGCGTCGAGGACTTCACCAAGGAGGAACAGG ATGAAATGTATGTCTTCTCAACAAGCCAGAAGCGTGTGTCAGTTGAATTCGTTGGCCAGAACAAGGTTCAGGAGAAGCTCAAGAACTTCAACGACCTCACCAGTGCATCAGTTTCCTACATGGGAGTCAGCTCAACTGGACCACCAGATGAACTCGAGAGTTTGGTTCCAA ATCTCAGTCTTCTTGATTTAACTGGAAATCTTTTCTCGCAATGGCAT GATATATCGGCTCTTTGTCAAGCTCTGGAATCTCTGGAAGTTCTTAATTTGACAAACAATACCATGGAGAACGATATCGTAGAAAGTCCAATGCTAGAGAATATCCGTATTTTGGTTCTCAACAACTGTGGAGTAACATGGGAACTG GTTGAAAAATTCAAAGTCTCATTTACACGTCTCAACGAACTCCATCTGATGTCGAATAAGCTGAAGATGATCATG ATTCCAGATGGAAAATTTGTGCAAGGTTTCAATACATTGCGGCTCTTAAATTTGGAGGACAATAATATTGATTCATGGGATGAAATTGTGAAATTGTCTTATTTAAAAAG TTTGGAACAACTCCATTTGAACAAAAACAGGATCAAGCATGTAAAGTATCCATTTATTCTTCCAACACATGGACCTCTTGATGATGCATCTGCTGTGCCATTTGAAAATCTGCAAGTCCTTTTGTTAG GTTCTAACGAGATCGAGGACCTTTCTTCAGTTGATTCTCTTAACCTCTTCCCAAGTTTAAGG GATGTCAGGCTTTCTGATAATCCTATAGCCGATCCTGCTAAGGGTGGTGCTCCACGATTCGTGCTTATTGCTCGGCTTGGCAAAGTTAAAATACTAAATGGCAGTGAG GTAAGCCCACGTGAACGGAGGGAATCAGAAATACG ATATGTTCGCCTTGTTATGGGAAAAACACAATCAAATGACCAAGAAGAGATCAAACGGCTGCACCCTAG ATTTGCTGAACTGAAGACCTTTCATGGTATTGAAGATGAGAAGCCAACTTCAAGCATATCAGGCCCACAAAAGATGTCTTCGGGTCTTATAA ATATTACCTTGAAATGTGTGGGGCCATCTATGGGTGAAAAGCAACCATTGACAAAGAAGCTGCCTCCTACGACAACT GTCGGGAAGTTGAAATCCTTGTGCGAGAGCTTCTTTAAACTGAAGGATATAAGAGTGAAACTATTTGTCGAGGAGGAG GGATGCCCCCTACCACAACTCCTGGAGGAGGACACGGCTTCTCTGATGGAGCTTGGGATCGGTTCGGGAGCAAGCATCGTTGTGGACGAAGAGAGCTAG
- the LOC120667110 gene encoding MACPF domain-containing protein At4g24290-like: MALKASAQGAAEAAIAAIGRGYDVVSDVRLKYCKGRLADPDARLIDLSRDEVKDVVLPGGIKVATVPKSIKCDKGERTRFRSDVLSFQQMSEQFNRELSLTGKIPSGMFNSMFDFSGCWQKDAAGTKSLAFDGWYISLYSVALSKSRILLRDHVTQAVPSTWDPAALARFIEKFGTHIVVGIKMGGKDVIYLKQQHSSSLQPAVVQKRLKDMSDRRFLDANEHDMNIKAAYGKDKNDAREQRLRFVESSPSSSYCSKEDLVMVVKRRGGREWDKEMPHIEWINTVQLEPDVISMSFLPITSLLNGVPGCGFLNHAINLYLRYKPPIEELHQFLEFQLPRQWAPVYSDLPLGPQRKRQSSASLPLSFMGPRLYVCTSMVDVGERPVTGLRLYLEGKKNNMLAIHLQHLCSLPQILQLQDDPYNHRTPESYDSKYFEPFGSWKRFSHVYTEPVESDDDSSIVTGAQLHVSSHGLRKILFLRLRFSKVINAALVKNPEWEGSRNLGQKSGLISTLISTHFSTAAQKPAPRPADVNINSAVYPGGPPVPVQAPKLLKFVDTAEMLRGPQDTPGYWVVSGAKLQLERGKLSLRVKYSLLTAMVPDDEYPLDEHS; this comes from the exons ATGGCGCTTAAGGCCTCGGCTCAGGGCGCCGCGGAGGCGGCCATAGCGGCCATCGGCCGCGGCTACGACGTTGTCTCGGACGTCCGCCTCAAGTACTGCAAGGGCAGGCTCGCGGATCCCGACGCGCGCCTCATTGACCTCAGCCGCGATGAGGTTAAGGACGTCGTGCTCCCCGGCGGGATCAAGGTCGCCACCGTCCCCAAGTCCATCAAGTGCGACAAGGGCGAGCGGACGCGCTTCCGCTCCGATGTCCTCTCCTTCCAGCAG ATGTCTGAGCAGTTCAACCGGGAGCTTTCGTTGACTGGAAAAATTCCATCCGGCATGTTCAATAGCATGTTTGATTTTTCTGGCTGCTGGCAGAAAGATGCAGCTGGCACCAAGTCGCTTGCTTTCGATGGCTGGTACATTTCGCTGTATTCAGTTGCGCTGTCCAAGTCTCGTATTCTACTGCGTGATCATGTTACTCAAGCAGTGCCTTCAACCTGGGATCCTGCTGCTCTGGCAAG GTTCATTGAAAAGTTTGGAACTCACATAGTTGTTGGTATTAAAATGGGAGGGAAAGATGTTATTTATCTGAAACAACAGCATTCATCAAGCTTGCAACCAGCTGTTGTTCAGAAACGACTTAAGGACATGTCAGACAGGAGGTTTCTGGATGCAAACGAGCATGATATGaacatcaaggctgcatatggCAAGGATAAG AATGATGCAAGAGAGCAACGGCTAAGATTTGTGGAATCAAGCCCATCAAGTTCTTACTGCTCGAAGGAG GACTTGGTGATGGTGGTTAAGCGGAGAGGTGGAAGGGAATGGGACAAAGAGATGCCTCACATTGAATGGATAAACACTGTTCAGTTAGAACCTGATGTCATCTCAATGTCCTTTCTACCTATTACTTCATTGTTGAATGGAGTACCTGGCTGTGGGTTTCTGAATCACGCAATTAATCTGTACCTACGCT ataagccTCCTATTGAAGAACTTCACCAATTTTTGGAGTTCCAGCTACCAAGGCAGTGGGCGCCTGTGTACAGTGACCTCCCTCTTGGCCCTCAGAGGAAGAGACAGAGTAGTGCATCTTTGCCCTTGAGTTTCATGGGACCGAGGCTCTATGTCTGCACTAGTATG GTTGATGTGGGTGAAAGACCTGTTACTGGATTGCGGTTGTATCTTGAGGGAAAGAAAAACAACATGTTGGCTATCCATCTTCAGCATCTATGCTCGCTTCCTCAAATTCTGCAGCTTCAGGATGACCCATACAATCACCGAACTCCTGAATCATATGACAGCAAGTACTTCGAACCATTTGGATCCTGGAAGCGTTTCTCTCATGTCTACACGGAACCAGTGGAATCTGACGATGACTCCTCAATCGTGACTGGGGCACAGTTACACGTGAGCAGCCATGGATTGAGGAAAATCCTCTTCCTCCGCCTCCGTTTCTCCAAAGTCATCAATGCTGCACTTGTCAAGAATCCTGAATGGGAAGGATCACGAAATTTGGGTCAGAAGTCTGGGCTCATCTCGACGCTCATTAGCACGCATTTCTCCACGGCGGCTCAGAAGCCTGCCCCTCGCCCAGCTGATGTGAACATCAATTCGGCTGTGTACCCTGGCGGTCCACCTGTGCCTGTGCAGGCCCCAAAGCTGCTCAAGTTTGTGGACACAGCAGAGATGTTGCGGGGACCGCAGGACACGCCGGGATACTGGGTGGTCTCTGGTGCGAAACTGCAGCTCGAGAGGGGCAAGCTATCACTGCGGGTGAAGTATTCGCTCTTGACAGCCATGGTACCTGATGATGAGTATCCACTCGATGAACATAGTTGA
- the LOC120667114 gene encoding uncharacterized protein LOC120667114, which translates to MGSFLTRTGVLPWLQSKIVDPVLQVIRRGAEPKQLAFSAALGITIGIFPICGTTVILGGVAVAMLGSRCNAVTVMVLNLAATPLELSLIIPFLRLGEAITGSGHFPLTADALKNVLTGHASKDVLLSIVHAMLGWLIAAPFALGILYTVSLPCFKVLVDRFGGIPSSPRTPIKAV; encoded by the exons ATGGGGTCTTTTCTCACCAGGACTGGCGTCCTGCCGTGGCTCCAGAGCAAGATTGTTGATCCGGTCCTGCAGGTCATCAGAAG GGGAGCAGAACCCAAGCAACTGGCCTTCTCTGCTGCCCTTGGAATCACCATTGGAATCTTTCCAATATGCG GGACCACTGTTATCCTTGGCGGTGTTGCTGTAGCAATGTTGGGAAGCCGTTGCAATGCCGTTACTGTTATGGTTCTAAATTTGGCCGCCACTCCTCTTGAGCTAAG CTTGATCATCCCTTTCCTCCGTTTGGGAGAAGCAATCACGGGCAGCGGGCACTTTCCCTTGACTGCTGATGCGTTGAAGAACGTTCTCACCGGCCATGCCTCAAAGGATGTGCTGCTGAGCATCGTCCATGCA ATGCTAGGATGGCTGATTGCTGCACCATTTGCACTGGGCATATTGTACACGGTCTCGCTCCCATGTTTCAAAGTCCTGGTGGATAGGTTCGGCGGCATTCCTTCAAGCCCCAGGACACCGATAAAAGCGGTGTAA